In one window of Bemisia tabaci chromosome 6, PGI_BMITA_v3 DNA:
- the LOC109038673 gene encoding mitochondrial 10-formyltetrahydrofolate dehydrogenase isoform X3, which translates to MMTSNKLKIAIIGQSTFASEVYKLIRKNGHEVVGVFTVPDQGSREDPLASVAAADKIPVFKISNWRKGKDAIPEIVNLYKETGAQLNVLPFCAQFIPMEVINYPQFQTICYHPSLLPRHRGASAINWTLIHGDKEAGFSVFWADDGLDTGPILLQKSCKVEPTDTVDTLYNRFLYPQGILGMVEAVTLVANNKAPKIAQSTENVSFEPSIRKKSLQQVDWSKTAEELYNFIRGLDSAPGAWTTVNGEEVRMFGASLWQGTLPQGTALQISGMEGEGLVHEKGLIIVGSDKKLVNVERLSIGGKMIKAADFFNANSKSEKIQFTETEEKLIGDLKSIWKSILNNDITESTHFFGSGAGSMDVVRLIEEIKDRLKISLQNEVIYMNPAFEDFCQEVILTSRQSSSEKSCVYDGVDIQVNNLELRFPTQLFINGKFVNSASGQTLDCINPADESLICQVQCASEADVDTAVEAASTAFNKGEWSKISSRDRGVLMNRLADLMEAHKEELATLESMDSGAVYTLALKTHIGMSIETWRYFAGWTDKIQGSTIPISHARPNHNLTYTVKEPFGVCALVIPWNYPLMMLSWKMAACLAAGNTVVLKPAEVTPLTALKFAELSVKAGFPPGVINIIPGTGKEVGEALAKHPKVRKIGFTGSTAVGHSILRSAADSNLKKVSLELGGKSPLVIFSDCDLEKSVKMSMGGVFFNKGENCIAAGRVFVESSIYDQFVQKVVEETKKIVIGDPLDRSVSHGPQNHKKHLEKLIAYCDQAKRDGAKLVHGGKRCDRPGLFFEPTIFTDVEDHMTIAKEEAFGPIMAISSFDGSNLDSVLQRANDTEYGLAAGVFTQNINRALEFSRRIEAGTVFVNTYNKTDVAAPFGGYKRSGIGKDLGEEALSEYLKVKCVTIEY; encoded by the exons ATGACAAGCAACAAATTGAAGATAGCTATCATTGGTCAGAGCACTTTTGCTTCAGAAGTGTATAAGCTGATAAGAAAAAATGGACATGAAGTCGTGGGTGTATTCACAGTTCCTGACCAAGGCAGTCGAGAAGACCCTCTCG CCTCTGTTGCGGCTGCTGATAAAATCCctgtttttaaaatatccaaCTGGCGGAAAGGGAAAGATGCCATTCCAGAGATTGTAAATCTGTACAAAGAAACTGGCGCGCAATTGAACGTATTGCCTTTTTGTGCTCAATTCATTCCAATGGAAGTAATAAACTACCCTCAGTTTCAAACTATTTGCTATCATCCTTCCCTTCTCCCTAGGCATCGTGGTGCTTCAGCTATTAATTG GACTCTAATCCATGGAGACAAAGAAGCTGGATTCTCTGTGTTTTGGGCAGACGATGGTCTCGATACTGGTCCAATTTTACTCCAAAAATCTTGTAAAGTAGAACCGACTGATACTGTTGATACTTTGTACAATCGATTTCTCTACCCTCAAGGAATTCTCGGAATG gttgAAGCGGTGACACTGGTAGCCAACAATAAAGCTCCTAAAATTGCTCAAAGCACTGAGAATGTTTCCTTTGAACCCTCGatccgaaaaaaaagtttacagcAA GTAGACTGGTCAAAAACCGCAGAAGAGCTGTATAATTTTATTCGTGGTTTGGATAGCGCTCCTGGTGCTTGGACAACTGTAAATGGCGAGGAAGTTAGAATGTTTGGTGCATCGTTGTGGCAAGGAACATTGCCGCAAGGTACAGCACTGCAAATATCAGGAATGGAAGGGGAAGGACTCGTTCATGAGAAGGGTCTGATAATAGTTGGTTCCGATAAAAAATTG GTTAATGTAGAACGACTGTCAATAGGTGGAAAGATGATCAAAGCAGCAGACTTCTTCAACGCCAACTCAAAATCCGAGAAAATTCAGTTCAcagaaacagaagaaaaactCATTGGTGATTTGAAATCCATCTGGAAGAGTATTCTGAATAATGACATCACAGAGTCTACTCATTTCTTCGGCTCAGGGGCTGGATCCATGGATGTAGTCAG ATTAATCGAGGAAATTAAAGACAGACTGAAGATTTCTCTCCAAAATGAAGTAATTTATATGAACCCAGCTTTTGAGGATTTCTGTCAAGAAGTCATTCTCACATCCAGACAGAGTTCATCGGAAAAATCATGTGTTTACGATGGAGTAGATATTCAAGTCAATAATCTCGAGCTTCGATTCCCTACTCAGCTGTTTATCAACGGGAAGTTTGTTAACTCAGCCTCAGGTCAGACACTGGACTGTATCAATCCTGCAGATGAAAGTCTTATTTGTCAG GTTCAATGTGCATCTGAAGCTGATGTAGATACAGCTGTAGAAGCAGCCAGCACAGCTTTCAACAAAGGTGAATGGTCAAAAATCAGCAGTAGAGACAGAGGGGTCCTTATGAACCGCCTAGCAGACTTGATGGAAGCGCATAAGGAAGAGCTTGCTACCCTAGAATCCATGGACTCCGGTGCAGTCTACACTCTGGCGCTTAAAACACACATTGGTATGTCCATCGAAACGTGGCGCTATTTTGCAGGTTGGACGGATAAAATACAAGGCTCCACAATTCCTATCAGCCACGCTCGACCGAACCATAACCTCACCTACACGGTCAAAGAGCCATTTGG AGTTTGTGCATTAGTCATTCCTTGGAATTACCCCTTGATGATGCTTTCTTGGAAAATGGCAGCGTGTCTAGCTGCAGGCAATACAGTTGTTCTAAAACCTGCAGAAGTCACTCCATTGACTGCCTTGAAGTTTGCGGAACTGTCTGTAAAAGCAGGTTTTCCTCCTGGCGTGATCAATATTATACCTGGAACAG GGAAAGAAGTAGGTGAGGCCCTAGCAAAACATCCAAAAGTGCGCAAAATAGGTTTCACTGGAAGCACAGCGGTAGGGCACTCAATTTTAAGAAGTGCAGCTGACTCTAATCTCAAGAAAGTTTCTCTTGAACTTGGAGGAAAATCCCCTCTCGTTATCTTCAGTGACTGCGATTTAGAGAAGTCTGTTAAAATG AGTATGGGTGGAGTGTTCTTTAACAAGGGAGAAAACTGCATTGCTGCTGGCAGAGTTTTTGTTGAATCCAGTATTTACGACCAATTCGTCCAGAAGGTGgttgaagaaacaaaaaaaatt gtcatCGGTGATCCTTTGGACAGAAGTGTGAGTCATGGTCCTCAAAACCACAAGAAACATTTAGAAAAGTTAATAGCCTACTGTGATCAAGCGAAGCGGGATGGAGCTAAGTTAGTTCACGGAGGCAAACGTTGCGATCGACCTGGACTTTTCTTTGAACCAACAATTTTCACTGACGTAGAAGATCACATGACTATAGCCAAAGAAGAAGCTTTTGGACCTATAATGGCAATCTCTTCATTCGATGGCAG TAATCTGGATTCGGTATTACAAAGAGCAAATGATACCGAGTACGGTCTCGCAGCTGGCGTTTTCACGCAGAACATCAACCGTGCTTTGGAATTCTCACGAAGAATTGAAGCTGGCACAGTTTTTGTCAACACATATAACAAGACAGATGTTGCTGCTCCTTTTGGAGGCTATAAGCGATCTGGAATCGGCAAAGATCTTG GTGAGGAGGCATTGTCAGAATATTTAAAGGTGAAGTGTGTGACAATcgagtattaa
- the LOC109038673 gene encoding mitochondrial 10-formyltetrahydrofolate dehydrogenase isoform X2 yields MQFIGTFTPWVVQMTSNKLKIAIIGQSTFASEVYKLIRKNGHEVVGVFTVPDQGSREDPLASVAAADKIPVFKISNWRKGKDAIPEIVNLYKETGAQLNVLPFCAQFIPMEVINYPQFQTICYHPSLLPRHRGASAINWTLIHGDKEAGFSVFWADDGLDTGPILLQKSCKVEPTDTVDTLYNRFLYPQGILGMVEAVTLVANNKAPKIAQSTENVSFEPSIRKKSLQQVDWSKTAEELYNFIRGLDSAPGAWTTVNGEEVRMFGASLWQGTLPQGTALQISGMEGEGLVHEKGLIIVGSDKKLVNVERLSIGGKMIKAADFFNANSKSEKIQFTETEEKLIGDLKSIWKSILNNDITESTHFFGSGAGSMDVVRLIEEIKDRLKISLQNEVIYMNPAFEDFCQEVILTSRQSSSEKSCVYDGVDIQVNNLELRFPTQLFINGKFVNSASGQTLDCINPADESLICQVQCASEADVDTAVEAASTAFNKGEWSKISSRDRGVLMNRLADLMEAHKEELATLESMDSGAVYTLALKTHIGMSIETWRYFAGWTDKIQGSTIPISHARPNHNLTYTVKEPFGVCALVIPWNYPLMMLSWKMAACLAAGNTVVLKPAEVTPLTALKFAELSVKAGFPPGVINIIPGTGKEVGEALAKHPKVRKIGFTGSTAVGHSILRSAADSNLKKVSLELGGKSPLVIFSDCDLEKSVKMSMGGVFFNKGENCIAAGRVFVESSIYDQFVQKVVEETKKIVIGDPLDRSVSHGPQNHKKHLEKLIAYCDQAKRDGAKLVHGGKRCDRPGLFFEPTIFTDVEDHMTIAKEEAFGPIMAISSFDGSNLDSVLQRANDTEYGLAAGVFTQNINRALEFSRRIEAGTVFVNTYNKTDVAAPFGGYKRSGIGKDLGEEALSEYLKVKCVTIEY; encoded by the exons ATGACAAGCAACAAATTGAAGATAGCTATCATTGGTCAGAGCACTTTTGCTTCAGAAGTGTATAAGCTGATAAGAAAAAATGGACATGAAGTCGTGGGTGTATTCACAGTTCCTGACCAAGGCAGTCGAGAAGACCCTCTCG CCTCTGTTGCGGCTGCTGATAAAATCCctgtttttaaaatatccaaCTGGCGGAAAGGGAAAGATGCCATTCCAGAGATTGTAAATCTGTACAAAGAAACTGGCGCGCAATTGAACGTATTGCCTTTTTGTGCTCAATTCATTCCAATGGAAGTAATAAACTACCCTCAGTTTCAAACTATTTGCTATCATCCTTCCCTTCTCCCTAGGCATCGTGGTGCTTCAGCTATTAATTG GACTCTAATCCATGGAGACAAAGAAGCTGGATTCTCTGTGTTTTGGGCAGACGATGGTCTCGATACTGGTCCAATTTTACTCCAAAAATCTTGTAAAGTAGAACCGACTGATACTGTTGATACTTTGTACAATCGATTTCTCTACCCTCAAGGAATTCTCGGAATG gttgAAGCGGTGACACTGGTAGCCAACAATAAAGCTCCTAAAATTGCTCAAAGCACTGAGAATGTTTCCTTTGAACCCTCGatccgaaaaaaaagtttacagcAA GTAGACTGGTCAAAAACCGCAGAAGAGCTGTATAATTTTATTCGTGGTTTGGATAGCGCTCCTGGTGCTTGGACAACTGTAAATGGCGAGGAAGTTAGAATGTTTGGTGCATCGTTGTGGCAAGGAACATTGCCGCAAGGTACAGCACTGCAAATATCAGGAATGGAAGGGGAAGGACTCGTTCATGAGAAGGGTCTGATAATAGTTGGTTCCGATAAAAAATTG GTTAATGTAGAACGACTGTCAATAGGTGGAAAGATGATCAAAGCAGCAGACTTCTTCAACGCCAACTCAAAATCCGAGAAAATTCAGTTCAcagaaacagaagaaaaactCATTGGTGATTTGAAATCCATCTGGAAGAGTATTCTGAATAATGACATCACAGAGTCTACTCATTTCTTCGGCTCAGGGGCTGGATCCATGGATGTAGTCAG ATTAATCGAGGAAATTAAAGACAGACTGAAGATTTCTCTCCAAAATGAAGTAATTTATATGAACCCAGCTTTTGAGGATTTCTGTCAAGAAGTCATTCTCACATCCAGACAGAGTTCATCGGAAAAATCATGTGTTTACGATGGAGTAGATATTCAAGTCAATAATCTCGAGCTTCGATTCCCTACTCAGCTGTTTATCAACGGGAAGTTTGTTAACTCAGCCTCAGGTCAGACACTGGACTGTATCAATCCTGCAGATGAAAGTCTTATTTGTCAG GTTCAATGTGCATCTGAAGCTGATGTAGATACAGCTGTAGAAGCAGCCAGCACAGCTTTCAACAAAGGTGAATGGTCAAAAATCAGCAGTAGAGACAGAGGGGTCCTTATGAACCGCCTAGCAGACTTGATGGAAGCGCATAAGGAAGAGCTTGCTACCCTAGAATCCATGGACTCCGGTGCAGTCTACACTCTGGCGCTTAAAACACACATTGGTATGTCCATCGAAACGTGGCGCTATTTTGCAGGTTGGACGGATAAAATACAAGGCTCCACAATTCCTATCAGCCACGCTCGACCGAACCATAACCTCACCTACACGGTCAAAGAGCCATTTGG AGTTTGTGCATTAGTCATTCCTTGGAATTACCCCTTGATGATGCTTTCTTGGAAAATGGCAGCGTGTCTAGCTGCAGGCAATACAGTTGTTCTAAAACCTGCAGAAGTCACTCCATTGACTGCCTTGAAGTTTGCGGAACTGTCTGTAAAAGCAGGTTTTCCTCCTGGCGTGATCAATATTATACCTGGAACAG GGAAAGAAGTAGGTGAGGCCCTAGCAAAACATCCAAAAGTGCGCAAAATAGGTTTCACTGGAAGCACAGCGGTAGGGCACTCAATTTTAAGAAGTGCAGCTGACTCTAATCTCAAGAAAGTTTCTCTTGAACTTGGAGGAAAATCCCCTCTCGTTATCTTCAGTGACTGCGATTTAGAGAAGTCTGTTAAAATG AGTATGGGTGGAGTGTTCTTTAACAAGGGAGAAAACTGCATTGCTGCTGGCAGAGTTTTTGTTGAATCCAGTATTTACGACCAATTCGTCCAGAAGGTGgttgaagaaacaaaaaaaatt gtcatCGGTGATCCTTTGGACAGAAGTGTGAGTCATGGTCCTCAAAACCACAAGAAACATTTAGAAAAGTTAATAGCCTACTGTGATCAAGCGAAGCGGGATGGAGCTAAGTTAGTTCACGGAGGCAAACGTTGCGATCGACCTGGACTTTTCTTTGAACCAACAATTTTCACTGACGTAGAAGATCACATGACTATAGCCAAAGAAGAAGCTTTTGGACCTATAATGGCAATCTCTTCATTCGATGGCAG TAATCTGGATTCGGTATTACAAAGAGCAAATGATACCGAGTACGGTCTCGCAGCTGGCGTTTTCACGCAGAACATCAACCGTGCTTTGGAATTCTCACGAAGAATTGAAGCTGGCACAGTTTTTGTCAACACATATAACAAGACAGATGTTGCTGCTCCTTTTGGAGGCTATAAGCGATCTGGAATCGGCAAAGATCTTG GTGAGGAGGCATTGTCAGAATATTTAAAGGTGAAGTGTGTGACAATcgagtattaa
- the LOC109038673 gene encoding cytosolic 10-formyltetrahydrofolate dehydrogenase isoform X1, whose protein sequence is MNKNRKMIPVCIGFLSQSLGSRGFSSQMTSNKLKIAIIGQSTFASEVYKLIRKNGHEVVGVFTVPDQGSREDPLASVAAADKIPVFKISNWRKGKDAIPEIVNLYKETGAQLNVLPFCAQFIPMEVINYPQFQTICYHPSLLPRHRGASAINWTLIHGDKEAGFSVFWADDGLDTGPILLQKSCKVEPTDTVDTLYNRFLYPQGILGMVEAVTLVANNKAPKIAQSTENVSFEPSIRKKSLQQVDWSKTAEELYNFIRGLDSAPGAWTTVNGEEVRMFGASLWQGTLPQGTALQISGMEGEGLVHEKGLIIVGSDKKLVNVERLSIGGKMIKAADFFNANSKSEKIQFTETEEKLIGDLKSIWKSILNNDITESTHFFGSGAGSMDVVRLIEEIKDRLKISLQNEVIYMNPAFEDFCQEVILTSRQSSSEKSCVYDGVDIQVNNLELRFPTQLFINGKFVNSASGQTLDCINPADESLICQVQCASEADVDTAVEAASTAFNKGEWSKISSRDRGVLMNRLADLMEAHKEELATLESMDSGAVYTLALKTHIGMSIETWRYFAGWTDKIQGSTIPISHARPNHNLTYTVKEPFGVCALVIPWNYPLMMLSWKMAACLAAGNTVVLKPAEVTPLTALKFAELSVKAGFPPGVINIIPGTGKEVGEALAKHPKVRKIGFTGSTAVGHSILRSAADSNLKKVSLELGGKSPLVIFSDCDLEKSVKMSMGGVFFNKGENCIAAGRVFVESSIYDQFVQKVVEETKKIVIGDPLDRSVSHGPQNHKKHLEKLIAYCDQAKRDGAKLVHGGKRCDRPGLFFEPTIFTDVEDHMTIAKEEAFGPIMAISSFDGSNLDSVLQRANDTEYGLAAGVFTQNINRALEFSRRIEAGTVFVNTYNKTDVAAPFGGYKRSGIGKDLGEEALSEYLKVKCVTIEY, encoded by the exons ATGACAAGCAACAAATTGAAGATAGCTATCATTGGTCAGAGCACTTTTGCTTCAGAAGTGTATAAGCTGATAAGAAAAAATGGACATGAAGTCGTGGGTGTATTCACAGTTCCTGACCAAGGCAGTCGAGAAGACCCTCTCG CCTCTGTTGCGGCTGCTGATAAAATCCctgtttttaaaatatccaaCTGGCGGAAAGGGAAAGATGCCATTCCAGAGATTGTAAATCTGTACAAAGAAACTGGCGCGCAATTGAACGTATTGCCTTTTTGTGCTCAATTCATTCCAATGGAAGTAATAAACTACCCTCAGTTTCAAACTATTTGCTATCATCCTTCCCTTCTCCCTAGGCATCGTGGTGCTTCAGCTATTAATTG GACTCTAATCCATGGAGACAAAGAAGCTGGATTCTCTGTGTTTTGGGCAGACGATGGTCTCGATACTGGTCCAATTTTACTCCAAAAATCTTGTAAAGTAGAACCGACTGATACTGTTGATACTTTGTACAATCGATTTCTCTACCCTCAAGGAATTCTCGGAATG gttgAAGCGGTGACACTGGTAGCCAACAATAAAGCTCCTAAAATTGCTCAAAGCACTGAGAATGTTTCCTTTGAACCCTCGatccgaaaaaaaagtttacagcAA GTAGACTGGTCAAAAACCGCAGAAGAGCTGTATAATTTTATTCGTGGTTTGGATAGCGCTCCTGGTGCTTGGACAACTGTAAATGGCGAGGAAGTTAGAATGTTTGGTGCATCGTTGTGGCAAGGAACATTGCCGCAAGGTACAGCACTGCAAATATCAGGAATGGAAGGGGAAGGACTCGTTCATGAGAAGGGTCTGATAATAGTTGGTTCCGATAAAAAATTG GTTAATGTAGAACGACTGTCAATAGGTGGAAAGATGATCAAAGCAGCAGACTTCTTCAACGCCAACTCAAAATCCGAGAAAATTCAGTTCAcagaaacagaagaaaaactCATTGGTGATTTGAAATCCATCTGGAAGAGTATTCTGAATAATGACATCACAGAGTCTACTCATTTCTTCGGCTCAGGGGCTGGATCCATGGATGTAGTCAG ATTAATCGAGGAAATTAAAGACAGACTGAAGATTTCTCTCCAAAATGAAGTAATTTATATGAACCCAGCTTTTGAGGATTTCTGTCAAGAAGTCATTCTCACATCCAGACAGAGTTCATCGGAAAAATCATGTGTTTACGATGGAGTAGATATTCAAGTCAATAATCTCGAGCTTCGATTCCCTACTCAGCTGTTTATCAACGGGAAGTTTGTTAACTCAGCCTCAGGTCAGACACTGGACTGTATCAATCCTGCAGATGAAAGTCTTATTTGTCAG GTTCAATGTGCATCTGAAGCTGATGTAGATACAGCTGTAGAAGCAGCCAGCACAGCTTTCAACAAAGGTGAATGGTCAAAAATCAGCAGTAGAGACAGAGGGGTCCTTATGAACCGCCTAGCAGACTTGATGGAAGCGCATAAGGAAGAGCTTGCTACCCTAGAATCCATGGACTCCGGTGCAGTCTACACTCTGGCGCTTAAAACACACATTGGTATGTCCATCGAAACGTGGCGCTATTTTGCAGGTTGGACGGATAAAATACAAGGCTCCACAATTCCTATCAGCCACGCTCGACCGAACCATAACCTCACCTACACGGTCAAAGAGCCATTTGG AGTTTGTGCATTAGTCATTCCTTGGAATTACCCCTTGATGATGCTTTCTTGGAAAATGGCAGCGTGTCTAGCTGCAGGCAATACAGTTGTTCTAAAACCTGCAGAAGTCACTCCATTGACTGCCTTGAAGTTTGCGGAACTGTCTGTAAAAGCAGGTTTTCCTCCTGGCGTGATCAATATTATACCTGGAACAG GGAAAGAAGTAGGTGAGGCCCTAGCAAAACATCCAAAAGTGCGCAAAATAGGTTTCACTGGAAGCACAGCGGTAGGGCACTCAATTTTAAGAAGTGCAGCTGACTCTAATCTCAAGAAAGTTTCTCTTGAACTTGGAGGAAAATCCCCTCTCGTTATCTTCAGTGACTGCGATTTAGAGAAGTCTGTTAAAATG AGTATGGGTGGAGTGTTCTTTAACAAGGGAGAAAACTGCATTGCTGCTGGCAGAGTTTTTGTTGAATCCAGTATTTACGACCAATTCGTCCAGAAGGTGgttgaagaaacaaaaaaaatt gtcatCGGTGATCCTTTGGACAGAAGTGTGAGTCATGGTCCTCAAAACCACAAGAAACATTTAGAAAAGTTAATAGCCTACTGTGATCAAGCGAAGCGGGATGGAGCTAAGTTAGTTCACGGAGGCAAACGTTGCGATCGACCTGGACTTTTCTTTGAACCAACAATTTTCACTGACGTAGAAGATCACATGACTATAGCCAAAGAAGAAGCTTTTGGACCTATAATGGCAATCTCTTCATTCGATGGCAG TAATCTGGATTCGGTATTACAAAGAGCAAATGATACCGAGTACGGTCTCGCAGCTGGCGTTTTCACGCAGAACATCAACCGTGCTTTGGAATTCTCACGAAGAATTGAAGCTGGCACAGTTTTTGTCAACACATATAACAAGACAGATGTTGCTGCTCCTTTTGGAGGCTATAAGCGATCTGGAATCGGCAAAGATCTTG GTGAGGAGGCATTGTCAGAATATTTAAAGGTGAAGTGTGTGACAATcgagtattaa
- the pn gene encoding exopolyphosphatase PRUNE1 yields MTKQFLEFIYKYHYHLQHINDFNAVKVVLGNTSCDLDSVVCALVYSFYLHMTESTSESCKVSVIPVLNIQEKDLPIKTEVCYFLKLNNIPLKKLVFRDSLDLAKLSSEKKLELVLVDHHVLPHKDANLASSVVEIIDHRPRDLSVVWKDVKTTIERVGSCASLVGRILLESEFCSLDRTVAQLIAGPIILDTANFSETYGQSTEVDENVYAKLNELWDDLIPPADLFQQLSDAKQDVSSLTAEQILGKDMKVAGSVPIAGFPFLIQDIVSGKRIFENFMQAVADLGTVNKSRLVVLLGLHAGSDANDQIERDLGVYSNHSSISEKFVEFLKNEAAFLQLAPVCNENPVLQNLSVFKVLNTKASRKAVLPLVMDFQNRFSDILSDK; encoded by the exons ATGACTAAACAATTCCTTGAATTTATCTACAAATATCACTATCATCTG CAACACATAAATGATTTCAACGCGGTAAAAGTAGTCTTAGGAAACACATCATGCGATTTGGACTCAGTTGTGTGTGCCTTAGTTTATTCATTCTATTTGCACATGACTGAATCCACCTCGGAGAGTTGCAAAGTATCTGTCATTCCTGTCCTGAACATTCAAGAAAAAGACCTCCCGATAAAAACAGAAGTCTGCTACTTTTTGAAGCTCAATAATATACCTCTGAAAAAGTTAGTTTTCCG agacAGTCTCGATTTAGCGAAACTCAGCTCCGAGAAGAAACTGGAGTTAGTCTTGGTGGATCATCATGTTCTGCCGCACAAAGATGCTAATCTTGCCTCTTCAGTGGTCGAAATCATTGACCACCGCCCACGAGATCTGAGTGTTGTGTGGAAGGATGTGAAAACGACCATTGAGCGTGTTGGTTCCTGTGCATCCCTAGTCGGCAGAATTCTTCTGGAATCGGAATTTTGCAGTCTTGACAGGACAGTTGCGCAGTTGATAGCTG GTCCAATCATTCTTGACACCGCCAATTTTTCTGAAACGTATGGCCAAAGCACTGAAGTAGATGAAAATGTTTATGCCAAACTGAATGAACTCTGGGACGATTTGATTCCACCAGCTGATCTCTTTCAGCAGTTAAGCGATGCTAAGCAAGATGTTTCCTCACTGACAGCAGAACAAATTTTAGGGAAAGATATGAAAGTTGCTGGCTCTGTGCCTATAGCTGGATTTCCATTCCTCATTCAG GATATTGTCTCTGGCAAGaggattttcgaaaatttcatgcaagCAGTCGCTGATCTTGGGACTGTAAACAAGTCAAGGTTAGTGGTGCTTCTGGGTCTGCACGCCGGCAGTGATGCAAATGATCAAATAGAGAGGGATCTCGGCGTGTATTCAAATCATTCCTCAATATCTGAGAAG TTTGTTGAGTTCCTGAAAAACGAGGCAGCATTTTTACAACTTGCTCCTGTGTGTAATGAAAATCCAGTGCTGCAAAACCTATCCGTCTTCAAAGTGTTGAACACGAAAGCATCACGAAAAGCTGTACTGCCTCTAGTCATGGATTTTCAAaatagattttcagatattttatcaGATAAGTAA
- the LOC109038679 gene encoding small ribosomal subunit protein uS8A produces MVRMSVLADALKCINNAEKRGKRQVLIRPCSKVIIKFLTVMMRHGYIGEFEIVDDHRAGKVVVNLTGRINKCGVISPRFDMPVNKFENWTNSLLPSRQFGYLVLTTSGGIMDHEEARRKHLGGKILGFFF; encoded by the exons ATGGTGCGGATGAGTGTGCTGGCTGATGCCCTAAAATGTATTAACAACGCAGAGAAAAGAGGCAAACGTCAGGTGTTGATCCGACCCTGCTCGAAAGTCATCATCAAATTTTTAACAGTCATGATGAGGCATG GATATATCGGAGAATTCGAGATTGTAGATGACCACCGAGCAGGCAAAGTAGTTGTAAATTTAACTGGCAGAATTAACAAATGCGGAGTAATATCACCTAGGTTCGATATGCCAGtgaacaaatttgaaaattggacaaaCTCTCTGCTACCATCAAGACAGTTTGG atACTTAGTGCTAACTACCAGTGGAGGAATTATGGATCACGAAGAAGCGAGGCGGAAACATCTGGGAGGCAAAATCCTCGGATTCTTCTTCTAA